A window from Plasmodium chabaudi chabaudi strain AS genome assembly, chromosome: 11 encodes these proteins:
- a CDS encoding histone H2A, putative translates to MSAKGKTGRKKAVKGTSNSAKAGLQFPVGRIGRYLKKGKYAKRVGAGAPVYLAAVLEYLCAEILELAGNAARDNKKSRITPRHIQLAVRNDEELNKFLAGVTFASGGVLPNIHNVLLPKKSQLKSGATANQDY, encoded by the coding sequence atgtcAGCAAAAGGAAAAACCGGTCGCAAAAAAGCTGTTAAGGGAACTTCAAATTCCGCAAAGGCAGGACTTCAATTCCCAGTCGGAAGAATTGGAAGATATcttaaaaaaggaaaatacgCAAAAAGAGTAGGAGCAGGTGCACCTGTATATTTAGCAGCCGTTTTGGAATACTTATGTGCTGAAATTTTAGAATTAGCTGGAAATGCAGCAagagataataaaaaatcaagaATCACACCAAGGCACATACAATTAGCTGTAAGAAATGACGAAGAATTGAATAAATTCTTAGCAGGTGTTACATTCGCCTCTGGAGGAGTTTTACCAAACATCCACAATGTATTGTTACCAAAAAAATCCCAATTAAAATCAGGTGCCACAGCTAACCAagattattaa